A region of Synergistaceae bacterium DNA encodes the following proteins:
- a CDS encoding extracellular solute-binding protein, with product MKKFLLALCGVAFLWCGGASAAELYAGENALLAEAKKEKGLTSYDTGPTWANWQALFEGFQERYGIEVAYNDLGSGATVVRLDKERNNPQGDSAYYFMPSGEAAHQKAVTEPFKPVNFDKIPDILKDPEGNWFCVHKMTVVFVVNKNLVKEMPKGWNDLLKPAYSKSIVYLDPRTAGIGYAIVLACVYAQGGDLDHPEAGVEYLAKLQECGNVRMIEKTTEFDKFVKGEIPVWITYDANAYRARYIAGLGDAVEIVIPSEGTITSPYAMSLVKGAPNPNTGKLWLNYILSEEGQGLFARGFVRPIIPGFKIPEDVADKFLSDADYTRAKDVDWVKAAEVQTKLASLWGSKVLGED from the coding sequence GTGAAAAAGTTCCTGCTGGCGTTGTGTGGAGTGGCGTTTTTGTGGTGCGGCGGAGCGAGTGCGGCCGAGCTTTACGCAGGAGAGAACGCTCTCTTGGCGGAGGCAAAAAAGGAAAAGGGGCTCACCAGTTACGACACGGGTCCCACCTGGGCGAACTGGCAGGCCCTGTTCGAGGGCTTTCAGGAGCGGTACGGCATCGAAGTCGCGTACAACGACCTGGGCAGCGGCGCGACGGTGGTTCGTCTGGACAAGGAGCGCAACAACCCTCAGGGGGACTCGGCCTACTATTTCATGCCCTCCGGTGAGGCCGCCCATCAGAAGGCCGTGACGGAGCCCTTCAAACCCGTCAACTTCGATAAAATTCCGGACATTTTGAAGGACCCGGAGGGAAACTGGTTCTGCGTTCACAAGATGACGGTGGTTTTCGTGGTGAATAAAAATCTGGTCAAAGAGATGCCGAAAGGCTGGAATGACCTTCTGAAGCCGGCCTATTCAAAATCGATCGTCTACCTCGATCCCCGCACCGCCGGCATCGGATACGCCATCGTGCTGGCCTGCGTTTACGCTCAGGGCGGCGATCTGGATCACCCCGAGGCCGGCGTCGAATACCTGGCGAAGCTCCAGGAGTGCGGCAACGTCCGCATGATCGAAAAAACCACGGAGTTCGACAAGTTCGTGAAGGGCGAGATTCCCGTCTGGATCACCTATGACGCCAACGCCTACCGCGCCCGGTACATTGCGGGGCTGGGCGACGCGGTGGAGATTGTGATCCCCTCCGAGGGAACCATCACGTCTCCTTATGCCATGAGCCTGGTGAAGGGCGCTCCGAACCCGAACACCGGCAAACTCTGGCTGAACTACATCCTTTCGGAGGAGGGACAGGGGCTTTTTGCCCGGGGCTTCGTGCGCCCGATCATTCCGGGGTTCAAAATTCCCGAGGACGTGGCCGACAAGTTCCTTTCCGACGCTGATTACACCCGGGCGAAAGACGTGGACTGGGTGAAGGCGGCAGAAGTTCAGACGAAACTGGCGTCCCTCTGGGGCTCCAAAGTTCTGGGCGAAGACTGA
- a CDS encoding ABC transporter permease subunit: protein MLLLPVAIVLIVFLAWPFALVLWESFFVGGQLSLANYLSLFIRRLYRESLFTSFILSVSTAVLGTIIGIPVSYAIYRSRRMKDFFMALTSVPLTFSGLVVGFAFIVLLGTSGFITLLLKRFTGIDPLEFSAFLFTWRGLVVAYLYFLIPRMILTMVVAWSNADWSLVEAASSLGAGRFLILFRVILPMLGPAILSGSSLLFAVSMGAFGTAFALTGTAVKILPMVIYTQVSDMSSDIAQADALAIVLTVATTFVIMIYERSFRRADGARAS, encoded by the coding sequence TTGTTGTTGCTGCCTGTGGCGATCGTCCTGATCGTCTTTCTCGCGTGGCCTTTCGCGCTGGTGCTGTGGGAGAGCTTCTTCGTGGGAGGACAGCTCTCCCTGGCCAATTACCTGTCGCTTTTTATTCGGAGGCTCTACAGAGAATCGCTGTTTACCAGCTTCATTCTCTCCGTGAGCACGGCGGTTCTGGGGACGATCATCGGTATTCCCGTTTCTTACGCTATTTACAGAAGCCGCAGAATGAAGGATTTTTTCATGGCTCTGACCTCCGTGCCTCTGACCTTCAGCGGGCTTGTGGTGGGATTTGCCTTCATCGTCCTTCTGGGAACCAGCGGGTTTATTACCCTGCTGCTGAAGCGGTTTACGGGCATCGACCCTCTGGAGTTCTCCGCGTTTCTGTTCACCTGGCGCGGGCTTGTGGTGGCCTACCTCTACTTTCTGATTCCCCGTATGATTCTCACGATGGTCGTCGCCTGGAGCAACGCGGACTGGAGTCTGGTGGAGGCGGCGTCCAGTCTGGGGGCCGGACGTTTTCTCATTCTTTTCAGAGTTATTCTTCCCATGCTCGGTCCTGCCATTCTGTCCGGGTCCTCTCTGCTTTTTGCCGTCAGCATGGGGGCCTTCGGAACGGCTTTCGCCCTCACCGGAACGGCGGTGAAAATTTTGCCCATGGTGATTTACACGCAGGTCTCGGACATGTCTTCCGACATTGCCCAGGCCGACGCTCTGGCCATTGTCCTGACCGTGGCGACTACCTTCGTCATCATGATTTACGAACGCTCCTTCCGCCGCGCCGATGGGGCGCGGGCCTCGTAA